A stretch of DNA from Acinetobacter sp. C26M:
TACCTTACTGACATGTTTATTCATTCCCTCAAAATGCTTTATCAGCTCTTTTTTAGTTGAGAATTGAGAAAGTGTGTCGTTAATGTACAAATGGTCAGCATAGAGTTGGCTTGCATTTTTTACAAAATTTACTGTGCCCATGCGATTAAAGGCGGAAACAAAATCCTGACCAATCATTTGAGCTTGTGCATCATTTAAGGGGATTCCGCTGATTTGTTGATTTGCTTTCTCATAATCTGCGGTATAACTCGATATGCTTCTGCAAGCAACTAAGGAGAGTAAGCTCAACGTTGAAACCGCCAGTATTTTTAAAATGTTCATGTTGATGATCTCACTCCTTTTCAAGATATCTTAAAATTTGGAATGTGAATGCGATGTGAAATCACGCATTGATCAGGTATGAATTGTTTTTTTTATTTTTCCAACAATAAAAAAGGAAATCATCAGATTTCCTTTTTTCAGTATCAGTATAAAAGCCTTATAGCTTGGCTTGACGTTGTGCAATGTATTTCTCGTTCAAGAAGCCACCAAACGGAATAAAGGCAAGCACGAATAATCGAAGTAACTCTACGCCCGACCAAAGCGAAGCAGTACGTACCAAGTTCCAAAGGTAGAATAAAAATGCCAGACCATGAATAGGTCCCATGATTTTTGTCGCAATAGGTAAATCAAATGCGTACTTGAGTGGAATCGCTACAAGGAATAAAAGCAATAAAGTGACGGCTTCGAGTACAGAAGCAAATCGCATCTGTTGCAACTTTTTGGTCATTGCGCTCATAAAATAGCTCCAGGAGATTGATAAAAGAATAAAAATTAACGAAGCATATCATCTTTAGGCGCTATCGCATTGATATTGTTGGTAACGATTCTTATTTAATGATGTTGTTAAAAATCGGAAGCACATGACAGTAGAGTAAAAGAATTCCAAACTATTTCAGGACTTAACTATGTTTTTATTCATTTATCTGGTTATTTCTATTACAAAGCAGAAGTGAATGTAGAGTTTATGCAACTTGTTGCATAAAAACTTTTATCCCGATATGATTGTGTGAATTTAAAAAGTGAAATGCTTCTTATTTCTAAAAGTAGCTTTATCTATTTGAAATAAGAAGCATCAAAAGGATAAAAGTAATGTCAAAAATTCCAGAATTAATGAAAAACCTGAGACTCCCTGTAATTGGTTCACCGTTATTTATTATTAGCACACCCAAGCTGGTGCTGGCGCAATGTAAAGCAGGTGTGATTGGTTCGATGCCAGCATTGAATGCAAGACCTGCCGAAAAGCTGGAAGAGTGGCTCAAAGAAATTACCGAAGGAATCGCTGAACATAATGCCTTGCATCCAGATCGACCTGCGGCGCCTTTTGCAATCAACCAGATCGTGCATAAAAGTAATAATCGTCTTGAACATGACATGGAACTGATTGTCAAATACCAAGTGCCGATTGTGATTACATCTTTAGGTGCACGAACAGAAATCAATGATGCGACACACAGTTATGGTGGTGTGGTCTTGCATGATGTCATCAATAATACCTTTGCTAAGAAAGCCATTGAAAAAGGTGCGGATGGTTTGATTGCAGTTGCTGCAGGCGCGGGTGGTCATGCCGGTGTCAAGAGTCCATTTCCGTTAATTCAGGAAATCCGCGAATGGTTTGATGGACCAT
This window harbors:
- a CDS encoding nuclear transport factor 2 family protein, with the protein product MNILKILAVSTLSLLSLVACRSISSYTADYEKANQQISGIPLNDAQAQMIGQDFVSAFNRMGTVNFVKNASQLYADHLYINDTLSQFSTKKELIKHFEGMNKHVSKVSVKLISATHKNDSAYIHWQMNYDFKMFGRTKTMSSYGISQIKVNTEHLIIFQQDYWDPANGLYRSVPYIGTGYSLLLPFKK
- a CDS encoding DUF3817 domain-containing protein, with translation MSAMTKKLQQMRFASVLEAVTLLLLFLVAIPLKYAFDLPIATKIMGPIHGLAFLFYLWNLVRTASLWSGVELLRLFVLAFIPFGGFLNEKYIAQRQAKL
- a CDS encoding nitronate monooxygenase family protein — protein: MSKIPELMKNLRLPVIGSPLFIISTPKLVLAQCKAGVIGSMPALNARPAEKLEEWLKEITEGIAEHNALHPDRPAAPFAINQIVHKSNNRLEHDMELIVKYQVPIVITSLGARTEINDATHSYGGVVLHDVINNTFAKKAIEKGADGLIAVAAGAGGHAGVKSPFPLIQEIREWFDGPLALSGAISTGDAILAAQAMGADFGYIGSAFIATHEANAEDAYKQAIVDHNSDEIVYSNLFTGVHGNYLAPSIRAAGLDPANLPEGNLKDMDFSTPNEDGTQHKVKPWRDIWGCGQGLNAVKATTSVEELVTRLEREYLAARKRLML